The sequence GGGCGGCAGCGGTCTCGGCCTTCCGATCGCGCGGGAGATCGCCCTCGCCCACGGCGGGACCGTGCAGGTCGCCGACGGCACCCGCGGCGCCCGCCTCGTGCTCCGGCTCCCGCTCTCCCGCTGACTCAGCGGAACGCCCCGAGATTCTCCTCGGCCCACTGCGCGAAGGACCGGGCCGGGCGTCCGAGCACCTTCTCCACGTCGGGCCTGACGCGGCGTTCGTCCTCGGTCGGCCGGCCGAGGATGTCGAGGGTGCCGTCGACCACCGGCGCGGGCATGAACGCCGTCATCTGTGCCCGGGCCTCCTCCCGGGTCTGCTCGGCGAACGCCACCGGCTCGCCCAGCGCGTCGCCGATCGTCCGCGCCCGTTCCCGCGGCGACACCGGGGCGGGCCCGGTGAGTTCGTAGACGCGGTCCTCGTGCCCGCTCTCCCGCAGGACCGCGGCCGCGACCTCGGCGATGTCGGACGGATGGACGAACGGCAGCGCGACGTCGGCGAACGGCGCGGCGGCCGCGCGGTGGGCGCGGATCGGCTCCGCCCACGCGAACGCGTTGCTGTCGAAGCCGCCCGGACGCAGGATCGTCCAGCCGACCCCCGACTCCCGGACGGCGTCCTCGAACGCCCTGAGGTGGCTGTGGCCGTGCGCCGCCGGGCGCGTGCCGGCGCCCTGCGAGGACATCAGCACGACCCGCTCCACGCCGGCGGACTTCACCACGTCCAGGACGGCGCGCGGGTCCAGGTCCTCGGGCGAGCCGAGCAGGTGCCCGGCGACGAGCAGGAAGAGCGCGTCCGCCCCGTCCAGGACGGGCCGGAGCGTCTCCGGCTCGGCGAGGTCGGCCGAACGGTGGGCGACGCCTGCGGGCAGGTCGCCGGGGTCGGTGCGCGACACCGCCGTCACCTGCTCGCCCGCCTCGGCCAGTGTCCGCACGAGCGGCCGCCCGACGTTCCCCGTGGCGCCCATGACAACGATCATTGCTTTCTCCTTCTGAGCTGCACTGACATCGCCCGAGGGCGGTGCCGTCGCGGTGCGACCCCGTGAAGCTAGCATCCTCGGTATAGTAGGTACCTAGAAGAAAGTGACTACCCGGGAGGCCGCAATGATGGACGCCACGACCGAGGAGGCGCTCGACGCCGAGCTGGCCTGCCCGATCGCCCCGGTGGTCGACATCGTGTTCAGCCGCTGGACGACCCCGATCCTCTGGACGCTGCACGAGTACGGGCGGCAGCGGTTCGTGGAGCTGCAGCGCCGCATCGCCACGATCACGCCGAAGGTGCTGACCCAGCGCCTGCGCCAGATGGAGCGCGACGGGCTCGTGATCCGCACGTACCATCCGGAGGTGCCGCCGCGCGTCGAGTACGAGATCAGCGAGCTGGGCCGCAGCCTCGCGCCGCTGTTCGCGGCGCTCGCGGAGTGGTCCGCCGAGAACCTGGAGAAGGTCGGGCGGGCGCGGAGCGCCTACGACGAGGGCCAGGGCTGACACGCGGGCCAGGGCTGACACGCGGGCCAGGGCTGACACGCGGGCCAGGGCTGACACGCGGGGCGGGGCGGGCGGCGTCCGCGCGATCCCGGGGCGGCCGATGCCCGACAATGGACGCGTGATGTCTCCTTCGAGCCCCGACGGGGCCGCCCGCGAGCTGGTCGTCCTCGGCTCCACCGGTTCCATCGGCACCCAGGCCCTGGACGTGATCCGCCGCAACCCCGGCCGGTTCCGGGTGACCGGGCTGGCGGCCGGCGGCGGGCGCGTGGACCTGCTGGCCGAGCAGGCGCTGGAGTTCCGTCCCGAGGTCGTCGCGGTGGCCAGGGCGTCCGCCGCGCAGGAGCTCCAGCTCGCCTTCTACGCCGAGGCCAAGCGGCGCGGCTACGCCTCCGGGGATTACTCCATCCCCAAGATCGTGGCAGGCCCGGACGCGGTCGCCGAGGTCGCCGCCTGGCCGTGCGAGGTGGTGCTGAACGGGGTGACCGGCGCCCTCGGCCTCGCCTCGACGCTGGCCGCGCTGGACGCGGGGCGCACCCTCGCCCTCGCCAACAAGGAGTCGCTCATCGTCGGCGGCCCCCTCGTCAAGGAGCGGGCGCGCCCGGGGCAGATCGTCCCCGTCGACTCCGAGCACTCCGCGCTCGCCCAGTGCCTGCGCGGCGGGCGGGCCGAGGAGGTGCGGCGGCTCGTGCTCACGGCGAGCGGCGGGCCCTTCCGGGGGCGCGGCCGCGACGAACTGGCGGACGTCACCCCCGAGCAGGCGCTGAACCATCCGACCTGGGACATGGGCCCGGTCATCACGATCAACTCCGCGACCCTGGTCAACAAGGGCCTGGAGGTCATCGAGGCGCACCTGCTCTTCGACGTCCCGATGGACCGCATCGAGGTCATGGTGCATCCGCAGTCGGTCATCCACTCGATGGTCGAGTTCACCGACGGCTCCACGCTGGCGCAGGCGAGCCCGCCCGACATGCGGCTGCCGATCGCGCTCGGCATCGACTGGCCCGACCGGGTGCCGGACGCCGCGCCCGGCGTCGACTGGACCAGGGCGCACACCTGGGAGCTGTTCCCCCTGGACGACGAGGCGTTCCCCGCCGTCGCGCTGGCGCGCCGCGCCGGCGAACTGGGCGGGACGGTCCCCGCCGTCTACAACGCCGCCAACGAGGAGTGCGTGGACGCCTTCCGCGCGGAACGCCTCCCGTTCCTCGGGATAGTCGACACTGTCGCGCGGGTAATGGAGGAGCACGGTTCGGGCACCACCGGAGGCCTGACGCTCGACGACGTCCTCGCGGCGGACACCTGGGCGCGGACCCGGGCCAGGGAACTGACCGCAACCGCCTGACCCGGGGACCCGCCTCGGGAGGAACCCCGGAGGGGACCCGATGGCCTTCTTCCTCGGCGCGGTGGCGTTCGTGGTGGCACTGCTGGTCTCGGTGATGCTCCATGAGGGCGGGCACCTGCTCACCGCCAAGCGCTTCGGGATGAAGGCCACCCAGTACTTCGTGGGTTTCGGCCCCACCCTGTGGTCCGTCCGCCGGGGCGAGACCGAGTACGGCGTGAAGGCGATCCCGCTGGGCGGCTTCGTCAAGATCATCGGCTACACGCCGCTGGAGGAGATCCCCGCGGCCGACCGCCCGCGCGCGTTCTACCGGCAGCCCGCCGGCCGCCGCGCGGTCGTCATCGTCGCGGGGGTGGTCGCCAACTTCGTGTTCGCGTTCCTGCTGCTCATGGTGATGGCCATGACGATCGGCGTGCGGGAGTCCGGGACGGTGACCAGCACGGTCGACGAGGTCACGGCCTGCGTGCCCGCCTCGATGTCCAGCGGCTGCGGCGGGGACCGGCCGCCGTCCCCCGCCGCCCGGGCGGGGCTGCGCGCGGGCGACCGCGTCGTCTCGTTCAACGGCACCACGGTCTCCGACTGGGCCGGGCTCACCAGGGCGATCGACGCGGCGAAGCCGGGCCAGACGGTGACGGCGGTGGTCGTGCGGCCGGGCGCGCCGGGGCCGGTGACGCTGCCGATCACGCTCGCGGACATGGACGGGCGGCCGTTCGTCGGCATGTCGGCGAAGGTCGTCGGCGCCGGGTACGAGCGGACCGGGCCGCTCAACGCGGCCGTGTTCGCCGGGGAGGGCATCGGCCGCACCGTCGCCGGCATCGGGCGGGCCGCGGCGGACCTGCCCTCCGCCGTCCCGAAGCTGTTCTCGCCCGAGCGGGGGAGCACGCCCGGCGGCCAGGTCGGCAGCGTGGTCGGCGCGACCGAGGTGTCCGGGCAGATCTTCTCCGCCCAGAGCTCCGCCCGCGACAAGCTCGCCCTCTACCTGTCGCTCGTCGTCTCGGTGAACATCTTCCTCGGCGCGCTCAACGTGCTGCCCCTGCTCCCGCTGGACGGCGGACACCTCGCGGTCGTCGCCTACGAGCGGGCGCGGGCCGGCGTCAACCGGATCAGGGGACGGCCGGATCCGGGCACCGTCGACATGACCCGGCTCATGCCCTTGACATACCTGGCCGTCCTGTTGCTGGTGGGATTCGGGGTGCTGCTGATCCTCGCCGACCTGCTCAACCCCCTGCGACTACCGGAATGACGTGAAACGTTTACCGAGTGTGCTCAAATGGTCACACTGGTGGAAGCCGGGTGCCGTCAACTCAGCCGCGCGGGGCACCTAGGCTTTGTACGGGGCCGAAAATTGAGGAGAGGGATGAGCGTTTCACTGGGTATACCGAGCGTTCGCGGCGAGGGCGACGGGCAGGGGGCGCCGGGTCCGATCGCGCCCCGCCGCAGATCCCGGCAGATCATGGTCGGCGCCGTCCCGGTGGGCGGCGACGCCCCCGTGTCGGTGCAGTCGATGACCACCACCCTCACCGCCGACGTGAACGCCACGCTCCAGCAGATCGCGGAACTGACCGCGTCCGGATGCCAGATCGTCCGCGTCGCCGTGCCGTCGCAGGACGACGCCGAGGCGCTGCCGGCGATCGCGCGCAAGTCGCCGATCCCCGTCATCGCCGACATCCACTTCCAGCCCAAGTACGTCTTCGCGGCGATCGACGCGGGCTGCGCGGCCGTCCGCGTCAACCCGGGCAACATCAAGAAGTTCGACGACCGGATCGGCGAGATCGCGCGCGCCGCCAAGGACGCGGGCGTGCCGATCCGCATCGGGGTGAACGCCGGCTCCCTGGACAAGCGCCTGCTGGAGAAGCACGGCCGGGCCACCCCCGAGGCGCTGGTGGAGTCGGCGCTGTGGGAGTGCTCGCTGTTCGAGGAGCACGACTTCCGCGACATCAAGATCTCGGTCAAGCACAACGACCCGGTCGTGATGATCGAGGCGTACCGGAAGCTGGCGGCGGCCTGCGACTACCCGCTGCACCTCGGTGTCACCGAGGCCGGCCCGGCGTTCCAGGGCACGATCAAGTCGGCCGTCGCGTTCGGCGCGCTGCTGGCGGAGGGCATCGGCGACACGATCCGGGTGTCGCTGTCGGCGCCGCCGGTCGAGGAGGTCAAGGTCGGCGCGGCGATCCTGGAGTCGCTCGGGCTGCGCAAGCGCGGCCTGGAGATCGTCTCCTGTCCCTCCTGCGGCCGTGCGCAGGTGGACGTGTACTCGCTGGCCGAGCAGGTCACCGCCGGGCTGAAGGACTTCCCGGTCCCGCTGCGCGTCGCGGTGATGGGCTGCGTGGTGAACGGGCCCGGCGAGGCCCGCGAGGCCGACCTCGGCGTCGCGTCGGGCAACGGCAAGGGCCAGATCTTCGTCAAGGGGGAGGTCGTCAAGACCGTCCCCGAGGCGCAGATCGTCGAGACCCTGATCGAGGAGGCGATGCGCATCGCCGACGAGATGGGCATCGAGATCGCCGAGGACGGCACGGTCTCCGGACCGGGCGCCGAGGTGGTGGTCGGCTGACCCCCGCGCGCGGGCCGGCGCCCGCGCCGCGGCAGGCGCCATAGCAAGCCTTCAAAAGGCCCCGGGTCTTGCGATCCGGGGCCTTTTCGCGTGCCCGGAACCTGCCCCGGAGCTGGGCATCCGCGACCGGAACGTCCGGAGTTGTCACAGAGTTCCGCTGATCTTGTCACGATTCCGCATCCACTCTGACGGGCCCCTGTCGGGCCGTACGCCAGAACCGCCACAATCTTCACTCATTTACCCGTATGTCTGACTCAACCGGAGTCGGCACGATAGGGGGATATGTGAAGAGGATCGTTGTCGTGGCCGCGGTGGCCGGGCTCGGTCTCACCGGTCTCGGCGCCACAAGCGCACAGGCCGCGAGCCCCTCCGCCGGAACGGCCGGAGGATTCAACCCCTCGGCGGCCAAGTGGCACGCCTGCCCCGCGGACTTCGTCCAGACGGTGCACGACCTGTACGACGCGCTGTACCCGGTCTCCAAGATCGTCCAGTGTGCCGAGCTGTCGGTGCCGATGGACTACGCCAAGCCGCAGGGCAAGAAGATCACGCTCCAGCTCACCAGGACGCCGCACACCGGCTCCGGTGCGGCCAAGGGCGACATCGTGGTCAACCCCGGTGGACCGGGCGGCGGCGGCGCGCTGTTCGGGCCGCGGGTGTTCGCGCAGAACTCCGCCCCGATGCGCGAGGCGTACAACGTCATCGGCTTCGACCCGCGCGGCGTCGGCATGAGCGTCCCGGCCCTGAGCTGCGACCCGAACTACACCAACGCCCCGCGCCCCGACTACGGCACCGGTGACCGCGCGTCGGTCAACACGTGGCTGAAGCTGTCCAAGGGCTACGCCGAGGCGTGCGGCAAGGCCGACAAGACCGGGCTGCTCAACCACATCAAGACGATCGACTCGGTCAACGACGTCGAGTCGATCCGGCGGGCGCTCGGCAACAAGAAGCTCGACTACTACGGCGCCTCCTACGGCACCTACCTCGGTTCCACCTACGCCACCGTCTACCCCAAGAACGTCGGGAAGATGGTGCTGGACGGCAACGTCGGTCCCTCCGACGCCTGGTACGAGGCCAACCTCAACCAGGACATCCAGTTCGACATCAACATCGACTACTACTTCGGCTGGGTCGCCAAGTACGACTCGGTGTACCACCTCGGCACCACGCAGAAGCAGGTCCGGAGCTTCTTCTACGACCTGCGCGCGAAGCTCAAGAACAAGCCGCTCTACTACACCGACCCCGACAGCGGGCAGACGCTCGCCGTCGGGCCGGACGAACTGACCGACGTGATCCTGAACGCCGGGTACCGGCGCAGCCAGGCCGTCTGGCACGGGTACGCGGCCGCGCTGTCGGCGTACAAGGCGGGCGACACCGCCACGTTCGCGCAGACCTACGGCGCGCCGACGACCGGCGGCTCCGACGACAACGGGTACGCCGTCTACCTCGGCGTGCAGTGCACCGACGTCCAGTGGCCGCTGAGCTGGAACAAGTGGCAGCGCGACAACGAGCGGATCGACAAGAAGCACCCGTTCGAGACCTGGGCCAACGCCTGGTACAACGCCCCGTGCCTGTACTGGCCCGCCAAGGCCGGCAAGCCGGTGAACATCGGCCACACCCGTGACCTGCCGCGCAACATCCTCATGTTCCAGTCGACCGCGGACGCGGCCACGCCGTACGCGGGCGCGCTGGAGATGCACCGCAGGCTCAAGGGCTCGCGCCTGGTCGTCCAGGACGGCGACCGTACGCACTGCATCGTGCACCGCGGCTCCGCCCAGGTGGACGCCTACTTCGACGCCTACTTCCTGCGGGGAGAGCGTCCGGAGCAGAGCACCGTCCACGTCCCGCAGCTCGGTGACCCGACGCCGCCGTCGACGGCGACCGCCAGGACGCTGAGCGGCTCGCAGAAGGCCGCGCAGCTCAAGGCCGACGTCATCCGCTGACGCCGGTCGCGGCCCATGCGGTCCGGACCCCGGGGAGCGTTCCCCGGGGTCCGGCACCCGCCGGCACACAGGTAGCGACACACAGGTAGCGACACACGGGTTGCGAAACGCAGCCAGTACGCAACAGCCACGCATCGGCGACACCCCCCTCCGGCATGGCGCCGGCCCGGAGTCGCCGATCTGAGGGGGTCAAGTGAAAAGGATCGTTCTCGTCGCGACCGCTGCGGTCGTGGCGGCGGGGGGCGCAGGGTACGCCGTCTCCGCGAACGCGGACACCGGGGGCTCCGGTGCCGCCACGGTCGCGGCCAAGGGCATCGACTGGGGCGCGTGCGAGGTCAGCGGCCCCAGTGACCCGATGAACAAGGCGCAGTGCGCCCAGGTCGAGGTGCCGCTCGACTACGGCCGGCCCAACGGCCGCAAGATCTCCATCGCGGTGTCGCGCTTCCGGCACACCGACGAGAAGAACTACCAGGGCACCCTGTTCGTGAACCCGGGCGGCCCGGGCGGCACCGGCATCGAGTACGCGCCCGCCCTCGCCCGCTGGATCGGCGGCACCGGGCACGCCGACGTCGCCGCCAAGTACGACATCATCGGCTTCGACCCGCGCGGGGTCGGCTCCAGCAAGCCCGCGCTGAGCTGCGACCCGAACTTCTCCGACCCGATCCGGCCGGACTACGTCCCCTCCTCCGCCAAGGAGGAGAAGGCCTGGATCGCCAAGTCGAAGAAGTACGCGCAGGACTGCGCGAAGAAGTTCGGCTGGCTGCTGCCGCACATGCGCACCACCGACGCCGCGCGCGACGTCGACGCGATCCGCGCCGCGCTCGGCCAGGACAAGATCAGCTGGTACGGGTTCTCGTACGGCACCTACTTCGGCGCCACCTACGCCACGCTCTTCCCCAAGCGCGTGAAGCGGATGGTGCTGGACGGCAACGTCAACCCGAAGACGGTCTGGTACGACGCCCAGCTGGAGCAGGACAAGGCCTTCGAGCACAACATGAAGGCCTGGTGGGCCTGGATCGCCAAGTACGACTCGCTCTACCACCTCGGCAAGAGCGAGAAGGCCGTCGAGGCCAAGTACTACGCCGTCCGCGCCGCCGCGAAGAAGGCGCCGATCGGCGGCAAGATGGGGCCGGACGAGCTGGACGACACGGTGCTGTCCGCCGGCTACAACACCGGCTACTACATCCCCTTCGCGCAGGCGCTCTCGGCTTGGGCCAACGACAAGGACGCCTCCGGGCTCCTCGACTGGATGAGCCCCGGCGGCGACGACAACGGCTTCGCCGTCTACAACGCCGTCCAGGCCGCCGACGCCCGCTGGCCGCGCAACTGGAGCAAGTGGCACTACGACGCCGCGAAGCTCTACCGGCAGGGCTACAGGTTCAACACCTGGAGCAACGTCTGGTTCAACGCCCCGGTCGCCTTCTGGCCGTTCCAGGGCGGGCCGGAGTTCAAGCTGAAGGGCGCCAAGGGCCTGGCGGGCATGCTGCTCGTGCAGTCCACCCAGGACGCGGCGACCCCGGTCGCGGGCGGCCTGGAGATGCACAAGGTCTTCCCGTCCTCGCGCCTGGTGTTCGAGGTCGGCGGCAAGACCCACGCCAACACGCTCAACGGCAACACGTGCCTGGACGACAAGGTCGCGGCGTACCTCGACACCGGGGCGCTGCCGCAGAGCCACCGCGGCCCGGACGCCTACTGCAAGGCCGTCCCGGAGCTGAACGACCCCGACCCGACGGCCGTGACCGCGAAGGCCGCGCGCGCCTCCGCGGGCAAGGACCTCCCGGTCGGGCGCCCGTGACACGTGGCTAGTACGGCACGCGGGTAGCACGCCGTTCCGCGGTGTGCCCGTCCCGTCCCCTCGCGGGGCGGGCCGGGCACACCGCGTTTCGCTTTGCGGGCGGGCGGTTCTCGGTACTGGTCCCGGTTAGGGCCGGAATCGCGCGATCCCCGAGGTACGCGTTTCCCGGCCGTCCCGCCGGTAGAAAGCGAACGTGCTGAACGACGCTGGAAAGAGGGCCGCCGCCGGGACGGCGGCCGCCGCGGTCACGCTCGCCGTCGCCGGGGCCGCACTGGGGACGCCCGCGGGCGCCGCCCCCGCCCCCCGCCCCGAACCGAGGCCCGCCGGCCTCGCGTGGAAGTCCTGCCCCGCCAAGGATCCGGTGGAGGGCACCCGGCTCAAGGGCCTGCAGTGTGCGTCCCTCCGGGTGCCGCTCGACTACGCCGACCCGGCGGGCAGGCAGATCACCCTCGAACTGACCCGCGCCCGGCACACCGCGTCCAGGTCCAAGGGCGCGGTGCTGCTCAATCGGGGCGGGCCCGGCGCGCACGGGCGCGACCTGTCCGGCTTCTTCGCGGGGTCGCTGCCGAAGCGGGTCGCCGCGTCCTACGACTGGATCGGCTTCGACCCGCGCGGCGTCGGCGCCAGCAGGCCCGAGCTGATCTGCGACCCCGGCTACCAGAGTCCCGGCCGCGCCCGCCCCGACGCCGTCCCCGCGAGCGCGGCGGAGGAGGAGGCGTGGAAGGCCAGGGCACGGCATTACGCCGGCGACTGCGCCCGCCGGTACGGGGCGGTCCTCCCGCACATGGGCACCGCCGACTCGGCCCGCGACATGGACGCCGTCCGCGCCGCCCTCGGCCAGCAGAAGATCAGCTTCTTCGGGTACTCGTACGGGACGTACCTCGGCGCGGTGTACGCCACGATGTACCCGCAGCGGGTCGGCCGCATGGTGCTCGACAGCGTCGTCCGGCCGAGCGGGGTCTGGTACGACGACAACCTCGACCAGAACGTCGCCTTCGAGAAGCGCATCCACGCGTACTTCGCCTGGATCGCCCGCCACCACAAGACCTACCGACTCGGCGACTCCGGCCGGAAGGTGGCCGCCGCCTACACCAGAGTGCGCGGGGCGCTCAAGGCCAAGCCGATCGACGGGCGGGTCGGGCCCTCCGAACTCGACGAGGCGTTCCTTGCCGACGGGTACGGCGACTACAACTGGGCCGCGCACGCGAGGGCCCTGTCGGCCTACGCCGTCCGGCACGACCCGGGGCCGCTGCGCAAGGTGTGGCAGCCGCCGTCACGGCTCGACCAGAACAACTACACGGTCTACAACGCCGTCCAGTGCCGGGACGCCGCCTGGCCGCGCGACTGGCGACGCTGGCACGCCGACAGCGAGCGCCTCTACCGCCGCGGTTACCGTTTCGAGACCTGGAGCAACACCTGGTACAACGCGCCCTGCGCCTTCTGGGGAGTGCCGGGCGGCCCGCCGCCGCGGGTGGGGGGCGGCTCCGCGCTGCCCCCGATCCTGATGGTGCAGGCCACCGAGGACGCCGCGACCCCGTATCCGGGTGCGCTGGAGATGCACCGCCGGTTCCCGACGTCCAGGCTGCTCGTCCAGGCCGACGGGCGCAACCACGGCGTCTCGCTGTCCGGCGACAGGTGCGTCGACGGGGCCGTCGCCGCCTACCTCGGCGGTGGGCGGCTGCCCGCGAGCCGGCCGGGACCGGACCAGAAGTGCGCGGCCGGGCCCGAACCGGTCGTGGCCAAGGCGGGCAGAGCGGAGCAGGCGGCCGCGCACCGGTGACCCCTCCGCGGACAGGGCCGTGACCGAGGCCGCGGAGGTGCGCGGCGCCGGGACGGCATAGTCTTGGCCACGTGGAGCTTTCAGTGGTGAGGGCCGGGGGCCGGTAGCCGTGCGGATGCTGGGCTCGATGCCGGTGCGCGTGCTGGACGACCGGTACCGTGCGGAGGCCCTCGCGATCCTGGACGCCGACCCGGTGTCCAACGTGTTCGTGAGTTCCCGCGTGCACGCCGCGGGGCTCGATCCGCGCCGCCTCGGCGCCCAGATGTGGGGCTACCTGCGTGAGGGCAGGCTCGTCGCGCTGTGCTACTCGGGCGCCAACCTCATCCCGGTCGCGGCCGGGCCGGAGGCCGTCCGGGCGTTCGCGGAGCGGGCCCAGGCGCAGGGACGGCGCTGCTCGTCCATCGTCGGGCCCGTCGGCGCCGTGGGGGAGTTGTGGGAGATCCTCGCGCCGTACTGGGGGCCGCCCCGGGCCGTCCGCGCCGCCCAGCCGGTGATGGCGACCTCCAGCGTCCCCGACGTGCCCGCCGACCCCGGCGTGCGCCGGGTCCGGATGGAGGACTTCGACATCGTCTACCCGGCCTGCGTGGCAATGTTCACCGAAGAGGTCGGGGTGTCGCCCAACGCCGGCGACGGAGGCGTGCTCTACCGGGCCCGCGTCGCCGAACTGATCCGCGACGGCCGCGCCTTCGCCCGGATCGAGGACGGCCGCGTCATGTTCAAGGCCGAGGTCGGCGCCGTCACCCCGCGGGCCTGCCAGGTGCAGGGCGTGTGGGTGCCCCCCGATCTGCGGGGGCAGGGCCGGTCGGAGACGGGGATGTCCGCGGTGGTGCGGGAGGCGCTGCACGGCATCGCGCCGACCGTCTCGCTGTACGTCAACGACTACAACACCCGGGCGCGGGCGGCGTACCGCCGGGTCGGGTTCACCGAACTGGGCTCCTTCATGTCAATTCTGTTCTGAATTGTCATTGCGTGCCTGATCTATCCCGGTACCTGAATCGATCTTCTGGGCCGGGTACCATCCCGCCGTGGAGTTCGCCGGGGCACTGCGGCAGGCGATCCAGGCGAGCGGGCTGACCCTGGAGCGGATCCGCCACCGGCTCGGCCGGCGCGGGCTCACGGTCAGCGTGGCCACCCTCAGCTACTGGCAGCGCGGCCGCAGCCGGCCGCGCTCGCGTACCCTCGTCGCCGCGCTGGAGGAGATCCTGCAGGTGCCGTCCGGCGCCCTCGTCGAGCTGCTGGAGGACCCCGCGCCGAGCTCCGCGCCCGTCCGGGGAGCGGTCGTGCGCGGCGGCGCCGGCCAGCCGAACGGGGCTGAGCGGGGCCGCGGCGTCCGTGACCTGTGGCCCGACCCCGAGCGCTACGCCTGCCTCGTCGGGCAGCTCGACCGCTCGGGCGACCACCGCCTCGAACGGCTCGGCGTCCACGACGTCTACCGGCTGGACGAGGCGCGCCGGTCCTGGACCCTGTCGGTGCGTACCGTCCTGCGGGCGGCCGGGGACGACATCGACCGCGTGGTCTGCGTCCACCGGACGGGCGACGCCGACCTTGCCGGCGCGGCGGAGGGGGACGCCGCCGTGGCGAAAAGTGACGCGGTGGGCGACCCGGCCGGGCTGCTGGACGTGCGGTACTGCCGCCCCGGCCGGATCCGCGCCGAGGGCGGGCTGGTGGCGTTCGAGCTGGTCTTCGACAGGGTGCTGGCGACGGGGGACACCGCGGTCATCGAGTACGAACTGGGCGCGATCGGGCCGCCCGCGCCTGACAGCTACGACCGGCGCTTCTCGCATCCCGTGCACGACTACGTGGCGCTCGTCCAGTTCGACGGCGACCGGCTGCCCGCCCGCTGCTACGGCTTCACGGCCGAGAGCTCCGCGTCCCCGCGCCGGCGGCTCGGCGAGCTGTGGATCGGCACTTCGGGGAGCGCGAACCTCGCGGCCGGAACCGTCCGTCGCGGAATAGTGGGCATCGAGTGGGAATGGCATTAACATTGAGAAAGCACATCGGTCAGAAATGTTGACGATTTCTCACGTTCTCGTCGAACATTCCTATCGATCGTCTTCGTGACCTCGGCCTTTCTTGGGGCCGGGGTGGCTCCACGGACGGAGTTCGATGAAGAAACCCCTGTTCACGGCCGTCGCGGCGGCGTCCCTGATTGCAGTTTCCGCCGCTCCCGCCCCAGCCGTGGCTTTTCGTGCGCCGCTCACCCTGGCCGTCTCGGGCCAGGGCATCGCCGGACAGTACATCGTGACGCTGAAGCCAGGCGTATCGATCGGCGCCACCGTTTCCAAGCACGCCATCAAGACCATGTACCGCTACGGCATGGTGCTGAACGGATTCGCCGCAAAGCTCGACTCCAGGAAACTCGCGAAGCTGCGCGGCGCCCCCGGCGTCGCCCGCATCGAGCAGGACGCGGTCGTCCACGCCGACAGCACGCAGCAGAACCCCCCGTCGTGGGGCATCGACCGGATCGACCAGACCGCACTCCCGCTGTCGCGCGGCTACACCTACAACTCGACCGGCGCGGGCGTCTCCGCCTACATCATCGACACCGGCATCGACACCGCGCATCCGCAGTTCGGCGGCCGCGCGTCCAACGTGTACGACGCCCTCGGCGGCAACGGCGCCGACTGCAACGGCCACGGGACGCACGTCGCCGGGACGGTCGGCTCCACCTCCTACGGCGTCGCCAAGAACGTCCACCTGCGCGGCGTCCGCGTGCTGAACTGCCAGGGCAGCGGCAGCAGCTCCGGCGTCATCGCGGGCATGAACTGGGTGGCGGGCCACCGCTCCCGGCCG is a genomic window of Actinomadura citrea containing:
- a CDS encoding SDR family oxidoreductase; the encoded protein is MIVVMGATGNVGRPLVRTLAEAGEQVTAVSRTDPGDLPAGVAHRSADLAEPETLRPVLDGADALFLLVAGHLLGSPEDLDPRAVLDVVKSAGVERVVLMSSQGAGTRPAAHGHSHLRAFEDAVRESGVGWTILRPGGFDSNAFAWAEPIRAHRAAAAPFADVALPFVHPSDIAEVAAAVLRESGHEDRVYELTGPAPVSPRERARTIGDALGEPVAFAEQTREEARAQMTAFMPAPVVDGTLDILGRPTEDERRVRPDVEKVLGRPARSFAQWAEENLGAFR
- a CDS encoding winged helix-turn-helix transcriptional regulator, which encodes MMDATTEEALDAELACPIAPVVDIVFSRWTTPILWTLHEYGRQRFVELQRRIATITPKVLTQRLRQMERDGLVIRTYHPEVPPRVEYEISELGRSLAPLFAALAEWSAENLEKVGRARSAYDEGQG
- the dxr gene encoding 1-deoxy-D-xylulose-5-phosphate reductoisomerase yields the protein MSPSSPDGAARELVVLGSTGSIGTQALDVIRRNPGRFRVTGLAAGGGRVDLLAEQALEFRPEVVAVARASAAQELQLAFYAEAKRRGYASGDYSIPKIVAGPDAVAEVAAWPCEVVLNGVTGALGLASTLAALDAGRTLALANKESLIVGGPLVKERARPGQIVPVDSEHSALAQCLRGGRAEEVRRLVLTASGGPFRGRGRDELADVTPEQALNHPTWDMGPVITINSATLVNKGLEVIEAHLLFDVPMDRIEVMVHPQSVIHSMVEFTDGSTLAQASPPDMRLPIALGIDWPDRVPDAAPGVDWTRAHTWELFPLDDEAFPAVALARRAGELGGTVPAVYNAANEECVDAFRAERLPFLGIVDTVARVMEEHGSGTTGGLTLDDVLAADTWARTRARELTATA
- a CDS encoding M50 family metallopeptidase, whose product is MAFFLGAVAFVVALLVSVMLHEGGHLLTAKRFGMKATQYFVGFGPTLWSVRRGETEYGVKAIPLGGFVKIIGYTPLEEIPAADRPRAFYRQPAGRRAVVIVAGVVANFVFAFLLLMVMAMTIGVRESGTVTSTVDEVTACVPASMSSGCGGDRPPSPAARAGLRAGDRVVSFNGTTVSDWAGLTRAIDAAKPGQTVTAVVVRPGAPGPVTLPITLADMDGRPFVGMSAKVVGAGYERTGPLNAAVFAGEGIGRTVAGIGRAAADLPSAVPKLFSPERGSTPGGQVGSVVGATEVSGQIFSAQSSARDKLALYLSLVVSVNIFLGALNVLPLLPLDGGHLAVVAYERARAGVNRIRGRPDPGTVDMTRLMPLTYLAVLLLVGFGVLLILADLLNPLRLPE
- the ispG gene encoding flavodoxin-dependent (E)-4-hydroxy-3-methylbut-2-enyl-diphosphate synthase produces the protein MSVSLGIPSVRGEGDGQGAPGPIAPRRRSRQIMVGAVPVGGDAPVSVQSMTTTLTADVNATLQQIAELTASGCQIVRVAVPSQDDAEALPAIARKSPIPVIADIHFQPKYVFAAIDAGCAAVRVNPGNIKKFDDRIGEIARAAKDAGVPIRIGVNAGSLDKRLLEKHGRATPEALVESALWECSLFEEHDFRDIKISVKHNDPVVMIEAYRKLAAACDYPLHLGVTEAGPAFQGTIKSAVAFGALLAEGIGDTIRVSLSAPPVEEVKVGAAILESLGLRKRGLEIVSCPSCGRAQVDVYSLAEQVTAGLKDFPVPLRVAVMGCVVNGPGEAREADLGVASGNGKGQIFVKGEVVKTVPEAQIVETLIEEAMRIADEMGIEIAEDGTVSGPGAEVVVG